The sequence TGGCGCCAGACGCATCTTTACCTTGATCTGGTGGTCTACCGCGATGGATTCGAGGCGGTGGTCCAGGAAAGGATTCCGGAATCGTTCGATGCAGTCCTCCGCGAAGGACCGGGCGTCTTCCACCTCGTCCGGCAGCGCCGGCACGATTTCCTCCAGCATCAGTTCCCGCAGCCACGGACCCGTTTCCCCATGGTCGACCGCCTCCCGGACGGTCCGGATCCCCAGAGGCATGGCCCGGCATACCAGCGCCGTGTGGGCGCCGTTGAGCACCCTCACCTTGCGCAGCGCGTACGGTCGGACGTCCGGCGTACGCGTAATGGCCGGGTGCTCGATGAAAGGCGCGGCGCCCGGCCGGTCCTCCAGGGCCCAGAAGGCGAAGGGTTCGGTCAGCGCCAGCAGCCCGTCGCCGTGGGGATTGGGAAACCCCGGCGGCGGTTCGATGGTGATCCGGTCCACGAGCGTATGCAGCCAGGTCACCCCTTCTACCAGCCAGCCCAGGAAACCGTCGCCCAGACGCCGCTTCCGCCCCAGTGCACGGACCAGCCCGCGCAACGCCTTGGCGTTGTCGTCGATCAGTTCGCAGGGGATGACGGTCACCGGTGCGCCGCCGTGTTCATACCGCGCCAGGAGCACGGCGAGCAGCTTTCCGGGAAAAGAAACCGGCGGCGCGCCGTCCAGCCGCTCCGTTTCCGGCACGTCGTACCCGGTTTCCGAGGTGTTGGAGAGGATGTACTCCGTGGCCGGGTCGCGCCCCGCAGCCAGTACGGTTTCCCAGTCCTCCGCGGCACTCAGAGCCCTCGAAACGCTTTCCACCTCGACGGACTCGTCGATCCGCCTGCCGTCGCGGATCCCCCGTACGCGGATCCGGTAGCGGCCGCGCTGTTCGTTGAATAACCGGGTCCGCCTGGTGCCCGTGGACTGGACCACGACGATCCGGCCGATGTCCTGCCCGGCTTGCCTGGCCTCGTGGATGAAGAGGTCGGCGAAGGCGCGGAGGAACCGGCCGCTGCCGAACTGGAGCACCGATTCAGCCGGCGTCGCCATCCGGCTCCCTTCGCTTGGCCTCGTCCCAGAGGGCGTCCAGTTCCTCGAAGGTGGCCTTTTCCAGGCTTTCTCCCTTGAGTTCGAGAGCGGCCTCGATAAACCGGAATCGGCGGATGAACTTGTCATTGCTCCTTCTCAGGGCATCCTCCGGCGGCACGTTGAGGTGGCGGGAAAGGTTCACCAGGGAGAACAGCAGGTCGCCCATCTCCTCCTCGATCTTCGCCCGGTCCCCGTGCTCCAGGGCCCGGCGTACCTCGCCGATTTCCTCGCCGACCTTCTCGAGCACCGCTTTGACGTCGTCCCAGTCGAAGTTGACCCGGGCGACCTTCTCCTGGATGCGGTAGGCGCGGAGCAGGGCCGGCATGCCCGCCGGGAGGCCGTCCAGCACCGACTTTGGGCCTTCCTCGCCTTTTTCCTC comes from Gemmatimonadota bacterium and encodes:
- a CDS encoding altronate dehydrogenase, whose amino-acid sequence is MATPAESVLQFGSGRFLRAFADLFIHEARQAGQDIGRIVVVQSTGTRRTRLFNEQRGRYRIRVRGIRDGRRIDESVEVESVSRALSAAEDWETVLAAGRDPATEYILSNTSETGYDVPETERLDGAPPVSFPGKLLAVLLARYEHGGAPVTVIPCELIDDNAKALRGLVRALGRKRRLGDGFLGWLVEGVTWLHTLVDRITIEPPPGFPNPHGDGLLALTEPFAFWALEDRPGAAPFIEHPAITRTPDVRPYALRKVRVLNGAHTALVCRAMPLGIRTVREAVDHGETGPWLRELMLEEIVPALPDEVEDARSFAEDCIERFRNPFLDHRLESIAVDHQIKVKMRLAPTFEAYVEKFERKPPLLSALLT
- the mazG gene encoding nucleoside triphosphate pyrophosphohydrolase, producing the protein MTPFEELVDIMAKLRSKGGCPWDREQTHQTLRPYLIEEAYEVLDALDNGEDGDFRDELGDLLLQVVFHAQIATEEQRFDIHDVARAINDKLVRRHPHVFGDIRADTADEVLTNWEKIKQEEKGEEGPKSVLDGLPAGMPALLRAYRIQEKVARVNFDWDDVKAVLEKVGEEIGEVRRALEHGDRAKIEEEMGDLLFSLVNLSRHLNVPPEDALRRSNDKFIRRFRFIEAALELKGESLEKATFEELDALWDEAKRREPDGDAG